The sequence ctttcacactcataaaaagacattttcagcatgttgggctctgactcgtagcatctttatagctaaataccgacatggtgaagctgagctgagaaacagactgaagaagAGAACAGCAGCCCCAGCTttgatcctgactgatctttcctcACAAAATCCCCTGGTCTTTAATGTACTTCCCCTCTAACAGCGGTTTCTCATCATCTCTCTCATTAGATAACAGTgtgaaaacgttagctgctacgctaacagTCAACGGTTATttcgggccaatttagctacataggaaatattttccggtagtttagaagcgaatttctgggtgcaaagtcaagtaattctgatctttcatccttacctggggaaggtaatcctaatgaatccagtttgtttcctAAAACGGTTGAAATAAGTCCACATAGCACAGAACTTAAGAAAATCCGATCGacctgctgccacatagaagatggcggacgctgttacgtacgAATCAGCGCTCCATGAGGGGTCTACGTATTGATGTCTATGGCCGTGACTCCGTAATACGTCACCGCCGCCATATTGCTGAGGGAGGAGCTCTTCAGTATCCAAACAAAGTCCTTTTATTTAAATCCTATTAAAAATGAACGGATTATtacggagcccctaaggggacatggagaaaaaaaaggaaagaaatcccgacttattatctcgagatcccgactttcgagataataagtcgggatttcGAGATAATAACTCGGGATCTCGAGATCTCCACTTAGTTTCTCGGGATctcgagaaaaaaaagttgggatctcgagataataagtcgggatctcgagataataagttgGGATCTCGAGATCTCGACTTAGTttctcgggatctcgagataataagtcgggatttctttccttttttttcctccatgtcCCTTTAGGGGCTCCATAGATTACTGCttgaaacttaaaataaaacaaagaaaacgtaaagaaacaacctgaaaattaaccaaatattggttctgatttttaaaataacttttatccactattttataaagaaaagcTTAAGTTAATATATTCATAAATGTTCATTGTTAGATGTTTTAGCACAAAGTGGTccacagaaactgtaaaaaaaaaaacttgtctaaTTTTATTCTTCATCTATTCCAAGTGGATATGAATAATTcatgattatttcatttgattagaACCAAACACTGAAAGGCTTATttcaaaaggtgatttattcCTCAGTTTCTTCTCATAGAACAAATGTATTTGCAAATACAACTGAATTTACTTTTTACCGTGTTACACTAACTATACAATAACTTACATCACAGTAGAAGTAAAGTTTTACAGTAATTAATGAACTTTTTTGGTGTGTGTTCTTAATGATTCcagattatttcttttattgttgtgtttagTGTTGACCTTTGTTCACCAACTATACTGAACTATAAAAGTCCAGTGCAGTCCTAAAGTAGGACTACAACAGATTCAGGTCAGTTATAGTTGTGTAGCTACTGCCGGTAGCTTCTGGACTTCCAGCAGTTGCCTGGGCAGCTCATGGCAGCAGGAAGAACATAAAAGGAAGTGTGATAGTTGGGGAATTTTGGATTTTACTAATGTTACTTTGACATTTAGTTTCAGTCTGAAGATGTTTGATCAGCCAACCTGAGCTCCATTTGCTCACCAACATGTTGGTTTATTTCAGCTGAAGAATGAGAACAAAAGCCTGGGTTTAATCACATTCACACTTTATTGTAAAGGAGCATCCAGCAGAACactttgaacacattttcatcACCACacagatgaggaagaggaggaggacgaagaggagCAGGCCTTCTCCTGGTTGGTCAGTGGGACAGATATCTGGGAATGGTTCAGAGGAACGACGCAACATTTCAtccaacaacaaacatcaacagTAAACACGATTCAGAATAAATTATCCAGACTCCGCCCCCTCGCTTGATCCAGGACCACATCAGACTGCAGGTCRGGTGGTGAACCTTCcccaggggtcagaggtcaagccCTGCCGTGGCTCCTTTATGTCACCATGTACTCCTGGCGCTTGTTGAGCCGCACCTGGCAGAGCGAGATGGCGCCCACCGCCACGTAGATGGCGGCGGCGATGAAGCAGTTGATGCCCACTTGGCGGTACAGAGCGTAGATCCTCTGAGGCGGCTGCTTACTGCGGGACAGACCACACAGCGGTTAGCCTgcgttctggttctgatcccaGCCTGACCCGGCTGACCGACCCAAACCAGACACGACCTGAACCCAGGCCAGATGATTGGAAAGTTACAgccaaaaatgaacagaaataatttggCTTATTTAGCCTGTTTCAGTCTTATTTTCACCAAATAATTCATTGATttataaatgttacagtttcaaactaaacatttttcagtatttagtttgctaattacatgtttagtttgaagctaaagaAATTAGGTTAACTCCATTATTTCCTCTTGTATCAAACTAAATAACTCAGATTATTgctaataattttttaaatgtaacttcaAAGCTTCCTGGTCTTTAGTTGGACTATTTGTTccagcagaaccatcagaacttTTAACCAGAGTTGCTGTTGGATCATATCTGCTTCTATTCAGTCAAAGGAACTTGGGAGATGTTGAGTTTTCATAAATATGATCCTTTGCAccacaaagatttttaaaataatatctttTTCTTATGGTTTTTAATTGTGGATGAAGCAGAAAACCTCATGCTGTTCTAGTTCTGATCTGATTTGATTAGCCCAAAaaccaaagaacagaaaaactaaTCCAGATGTTTAATCAAAACAAGCTTTGAGAGAGGTaagttgagatccagatctatTTTTACCTTCCACTAAATCTTCTGCTTTACTCCAGAGTCTGTTTTAAACTGAACTTGAGGGGATTTTAGACGTTGGTTTTAACCTTCAGATCAGATCTGGTTTAATCTGGAGGAGGCTTCTCGCAgttaatcaataatcaattcatgACATGATAAACTGAAATTACCTCCATAATTTCCATCCtgattaacatttatttgtttatgaataaaacagatGACAGACTGTCATCTGTTTTATTCATAGTTTCTGTTGtgagtagtttttatttcagttttatttaccgTTTTTggttttggacatttaaaacgTCTCACAGTTCCAGTGATAAGAGTttgttacaaaattaaagtttattggtacCTGAGAGCGCAAACCTGAATTATCATTAAATTacctgaaaatggtctcaaaagaaCAACATCATCRTTTATTGTRATAATTACTGGGAtgggttgccatggtgacaggCTGATTCAGGACTAAACATTCAAAYTGTCTTGTGACTCACTCTTCCCAGATGTCCTCTTCGGTGAACGGGACGTCCTCAATCAGAACCGCCGAGTTGGCGCTGAAGAAAATCCCCAACATGGCCTGGAAGACAAGAGAAGCTCAGACCAACACACTGGGGCATAAAATCAGGTGGAAGGAGGAGTTACAGTTTACagctaaaactgtttttatggcGTATTCATCCCCTTTAATATGAAACCCCCAAATCCAGCACAAGTCATAAAatcagtaaatatatttaatctcTATGGCATTTAATGCTAGTATTAAGAACTTATCTGTGAAGATCTACATGGAAAATGTTGTGTGCAAATTCAATCAAACACTGactgtggcagcatcatgctgttggaAGGTTTGGTTTCCAGCAGGACGACCACCTGAACGTCCAGCCACARATATTATGGGATGCTTTAGATCAAACAGATTCATGGGTCAGAatgaatggcctagtcaaagtccagaYAAAAGATTGTGGTGGAGAAAAATCCCAGATGACCTGCAGCTAGTAGGAGCTTAGACTGTGTGGAAGGGCAGAGCGCAGATGCCACCGCACTATTCAGATttcacttgcaaaaaaaaaaaaaaagcacattaatTATTTCTCCTTCAGAATTAAACAtcattttgtgttgatttgtgAGGTTTGGAATCGTGGCTATAATCGGACTTCCTGCTGTGGAGAATCACATGAGGGTCACGTGACTATGCCATGGAGGAACCAGTCATAACAGACCGGAGATCAGTGAACCAGTCCCGGTTAAAGACCATCATCCACCCCGGCCCAAAGATCACCAGCACCGGGTGACCCCTCCGGTTACCCTCCCATCCCGTTAATTAGACGCAGASAGATCCGCAGCCACAGTACATTCAGTTCAACTGCCCGGGATCCGTCTATCTGCTGACTCTCGCACAGGAATTATCCTGAGCCATTTGATCTGAATATGTTCCACAGCGTCtcagaaataaatcagatcCCAAATATAAACCTTTCATATTTTGTKTCAAATGTAAACCAGAATGATCAATTTAACAGCATTCTATCCAGGAAGTAGTCGGCTCCCATTGGCTTCTTACCAGCATGATGACCCCCCAGATGCTGATCACCATCCCGCAGGCG comes from Poecilia reticulata strain Guanapo unplaced genomic scaffold, Guppy_female_1.0+MT scaffold_131, whole genome shotgun sequence and encodes:
- the rnasekb gene encoding ribonuclease kappa-B; translated protein: MPSLLFCGPKMAACGMVISIWGVIMLAMLGIFFSANSAVLIEDVPFTEEDIWEDKQPPQRIYALYRQVGINCFIAAAIYVAVGAISLCQVRLNKRQEYMVT